Part of the Virgibacillus natechei genome is shown below.
TAACAACAGATCGTACGCGGATGCTACTGTCAGAGGTTGTTCGAGGAATAGCTAGCTATGGGAACGTTATTGGGGTACCTACAGTTGGCGGGGAAGTTCAATTTGATGATAGCTATGAAGAAAATCCGCTCGTAAATGCGATGATAGTCGGACTCGTCGATCATGATAATGTCCAAAAAGGAATAGCGGCAGGCGTTGGTAATACGGTGATTTATGCTGGAGGATCAACGGGAAGAGACGGGATCCATGGAGCAACATTTTCATCCGATGTGATTGATGAAGAAGCGGAAAATACGTCAGCAGTGGCAATTGGTGATCCAGAGGTTGGAAAGAAATTAATTGATGCCTGTTTAGAAGTCACGTATTCCGATGCTTTAGTAGGCATACAGGATATGGGGGCAGCAGGCTTAACATCTTCTGCGAGCGAAATGGCAAGTAAAGCTGGAACGGGTATTGAAATGAACCTTAATTTGATTCCACAGCGTGAGAAAGATATGAATGCTTATGAATTAATGCTTTCCGAATCACAGGAGCGGATGCTTCTGGTCGTGAAAAAGGGTCAGGAGCAAGAGATACTAGATATTTTTGCTAAACATGAAGTGAACGCAACAGCGGTTGGGGAAGTAATTGAAGAAAAAACATTCCGTATTAAACAGCATGACGAAGTAGTAGCTGACATTCCGGTTGATGCATTAACAGAGGATGCTCCTGTCTATCATATGCCATCAGAAGAAGCTGTCTATTATAAAGCATTTCAGCAAGAGGAAAATCGTATTCCAGAGGTGCAGGATCATGGATCGACGTTAAGAGATTTGCTTCAACAGCCAACGATTGCAAGCAAGGAATGGGTATACGAACAATATGATTCGGACGCTCAGTCTAACACCATTACAGGGCCAGGGTCAGATGCTGCGGTCGTGCAGATTGACGGAATGGATAAAGCGATTGCCATCACAACAGATTGTAATTCCCGTTATATCTATTTAGATCCTGAAATGGGTGGGAGGATTGCAGTTGCTGAAGCTGCTCGAAATATCGTATGTTCCGGCGCGAAACCGTTAGCGTTAACAGATGGCTTGAACTATGGCAATCCCACAAATCCGCAAATCTTTTGGCAAATGGAGAAGAGTATTGATGGGATCAGTGAGGCATCGCGTCTCTTGGAAACACCGGTTATTAGCGGAAATGTTTCCATGTATAACCAGTCACACGGGGAATCGATTTTTCCGACTCCGATTATTGGGATGGTCGGTTTGCACCAATCACTCGATCACGTAACACCGAATCATTTTCAAGCAGCGGACGATATTATCTATCTAATTGGTGATACGTATGTCGAGTTTGGTGGTAGTGAATTACAAAATGTTTTAGAAAAAACGTATTCCGGAAAAGCACCGGCTATTGATTTACAGGTTGAAACAAAACGCCAAGACCAATTATTAGCTGCAATTCGTCAGGGGACGGTTCAATCTGCGCATGACGTAGCAGAGGGTGGACTAGCTGTCGCACTAGCTGAAAGTGTTTTTAATGGAAAAGGGTTCGGTGTAAAAATAGACCTGACCGGGGACGCGACTACGGCATTATTCAGTGAGTCCCAATCGCGGTTTGTCGTAAGTGTTAAGGCTGAAAATAAAGAGCGTTTTGAAGCAATGATGGATGATGCTAAACAAATTGGTGTCGTTACAGAAGATAGTACATTTAATGTAAACATCAACAACAATAACGTAATTCAGGAAGATGTTGATACACTTAACAAATTGTGGAAAGAAGCTATTCCACAAATGTTGAAATCAAAAGTCTAACTAAAAGAGGAATGCGCTATGTTTGGAATTTGGGGTCATGAAAAAGCAGCTGAAATTACGTATTATGGGTTACACGCATTGCAGCACCGTGGTCAAGAGGGCGCTGGTATCGTTGTTAGTGATGGAGAAACCTTAAAACTTCACCGGGATTTAGGCTTAGTAAATGATGTGTTTAAGCGGACAAGTTTTTCCGAATTAGCAGGGCATGCGGCAATCGGTCATGTTCGTTATACGACACAGGAAGACAGAGGAATAGACAGTGTTCAACCATTACTATTTCGCTCGCAAACGAACAGCATGGCCTTGGCGGAAGTGGGTAATATCATGAATTCCCACAAGCTTCGTGGAGAACTGGAAGATGAGGGGAGTATTTTACAAACCCAATCCGATACGGAGCTGCTTGCACACTTGATGAAACGAAATGGAAAAGATGTAACCCAGGAATCAATTATTGAAGCACTACAGCAATTTACCGGTGCCTATGCTTACTTAATTCTGCAAGAAGATAAAATGCATGTGGCACTTGACCCCCGTGGTATTCGTCCTTTATCGATCGGCAAGCTAGGTAATGCTTATATCGTTGCATCGGAGACATGTGCCATTGACCTTGTAGGGGGGACATTCGAGCGTGAGGTTCTGCCTGGTGAACTAATTACGATTAGTGATAAGGCAATAGAATCTACACGATTTACACTTAGAGAACAGCGTAAAGTATGTGCGATGGAATATGTTTATTTATCCAGACCAGATAGTGATCTGAACCATGTAAATGTGCACGCATCCCGTAAAAAAATGGGGAAGGAATTGGCGAAGGAAGCTCCGATTGAAGCAGATGTGGTAACAGGTGTGCCAGATTCCAGTATTTCTGCGGCAATTGGCTATGCGGAACAAAGCGGCTTACCTTATGAAATGGGGATCATTAAAAATCGGTATGTTGGCAGGACGTTCATCCAACCTTCTCAAACTTTAAGGGAACAAGGTGTAAAACTGAAATTAGCCCCAGTCCGCGGAATCGTGGAAGGAAAACGGATCGTGATGATTGATGATTCGATTGTTCGCGGGACGACCAGTAAACGAATTGTCCGAATGCTGAAAGAAGCTGGTGCCAAAGAGGTGCATGTACGGATTGCCTCTCCTGCGATAGAAAACCCGTGCTTCTACGGTATTGATATGTCAACGAAAAAAGAATTAATTGCAGCGAACCATTCCATTAAGGAAATAGGTGACATAATTGAAGCTGACAGTGTGGCATTTTTATCTGCGGAAGGGTTAGAGCAAGCGATTATTAAAGATAAAACGATCCATCAAGGGATTTGTAATGCATGCATGACAGGGGATTACCCAGTCGTAGATAATGAGCAAACAAACCGCTCCTATATGAAAAGTTAAAATGAATTGGTTAGGATGTGTGAAGTATGTCAGACGTGTATAAAGAAGCTGGAGTAGACGTAGGTAAGGGCTACGAAGCGGTCGAACGAATGAAGAAACATATTGCGAAAACGACTCGGCCTGAGGTATTGGGTGGAATTGGAGCTTTTGCGGGATTATTCGAATTAACGTCCTTTACCTACAAAGAACCGGTATTGGTTTCTGGAACAGATGGCGTCGGAACAAAACTGAAGCTCGCTTTTCAATTAGATAAGCATGATTCTGTTGGGATGGATCTAGTCGCAATGTGTGTCAATGATATTGTGGCACAAGGGGCTAGACCCCTGTTTTTCCTTGATTATATCGCTTGTGGGAAGAATGAACCGAAGATGATTGAACAGATTGTTGCTGGAATAGCGGATGGTTGTACGGATGCAGGTGCTGCTCTAATTGGTGGCGAAACAGCTGAGATGCCAGGAATGTACGGAGAAAATGAGTATGACCTTGCTGGATTTACTGTCGGCATTGCAGAAAAATCACAGCTTGTTACAGGTAATTCCATTCAAGCAGGGGATGTCGTTATCGGATTGCCATCTAGTGGGATTCATTCGAATGGCTATTCGCTTGTGCGAAAAGTCGTGGACGGCATGGATTTATCACGTAGTTACGATGGATTGTCCCAGCCACTTGGAGAAGCACTATTAACACCAACGAAAATCTATGCAAAAGCCGTAACAGCAGTATTGGATAAGTTTTCTGTTAAAGGGATTTCTCACATAACAGGCGGTGGGTTTTATGAAAATTTTCCGAGGATGCTACCTGAAGGCCTAGGTGTTGAACTTGCCCCTGCTAACTGGGAAGTACCTGAAATATTTTCCTTTATCCAGAAGACAGGCAATGTTTCAGACAAAGATATGTATGGTGTTTTTAATATGGGCATCGGCATGGCACTAGTTGTTGAGGAAAAGCATGCAGCTAGTATTGTCTCTATACTGCAGGAAAACGGGGAGCAAGCATCGATTATAGGAAATGTAATTGCAAGCGAAGGCGTACATTTTACATCATGAGTAGAGTAAAGGCGGCTGTATTTGCTTCAGGTACAGGAAGTAATTTCGAGGCAATAATCGAAGCAGACGATCTAGCTTGCGATATCGCATTACTTGTTTGTAATAAACCAGGTGCAGTTGTTATTGATAAAGCTGTGAAACACGGAATTCCCACCTTAATTCTTGATCCAAAAGCGTATGCATCGAAAGAGGATTATGAACAAAAAATTGTTGAAAAACTGCATGAGTCAGGAATAACATGGGTCTTTCTAGCAGGTTATATGCGAATTGTTGGCAAAACATTATTGCATGCTTTTGACAGGAAGATTATTAATATTCATCCTTCTTTATTACCGAATTTTCCTGGTAAAGATGCAATTGAACAAGCGTATCAGGCTGGCGCTGAACAGACAGGTGTAACGGTGCATTTTATTGATGAAGGAATTGATACAGGACCGATTCTTGCGCAGGAATCACTTACTATTTATCCAGATGATACTAAGGAGACCCTACAAACAAGAGTCCAGGCAATCGAGCACAGGTTATACCCACAAGTTATTAATCAGCTAGTTCTTAAAAACTTATGAATGACCTTATAAGAGGTAAGTGGAGGGATATTTATGAATAAACGCGCGCTAATTAGTGTGTCCAATAAAGATAGCATAACCGATTTTGCGAAAGGACTAGTGGAACTGGGCTATGAGATCATTTCTACTGGTGGAACATTACGTGTCATGCAAGAAGAAGGGATCGAAGCAAAGGCAATCGATAAAATAACTGGATTCCCTGAGATTATGGATGGACGGGTTAAAACACTCCACCCAACTGTTCATGGTGGCTTGCTTGGAAAACGTTCAAGTCGTATACATAGAAAACAGATGGAACAAAATAAAATTCAACCGATTGATATGGTTGTGGTTAACCTATATCCGTTTAAAGAGACGCTTCAAAAAGAAGGTGTTACGGATGATGAAATTATTGAAAATATCGACATTGGCGGGCCAGCTATGCTTCGCTCAGCAGCAAAGAACTTTCAGGACGTTACCGTGGTTGTAGACCCAGATGATTATGAACAGGTGTTGGAGGATCTTCGCGAAGAAAAGCAAACAGCTGAAATACGCAAAGGATTGGCTGCGAAAGTATTCCGTCATACAGCAAATTACGATACCACGATCGCAAGTTATTTCACAAAAGAAATGGAGCAAGAATTTCCGGAAACCTATACCGTTACCTATGAAAAATCGCAGGACTTACGTTACGGGGAAAATCCGCATCAGCAGGCTGCATTTTATAGAGATCCTTTACATACTGACATGAGTCTAGCAACGGCAAAACAGCTACATGGGAAAGAGCTCTCCTATAATAATATTCAAGACGTGAATGCAGCTCTTGAGAGTTTGGTAGAATACCGAGATCCAGCAACTGTTGCCGTGAAGCACATGAATCCGTGCGGAATTGGTGTTTCAGACGATCTATTCCAAGCTTTTCAAAAAGCGTATGATGCAGATCCGGTATCAATATTCGGTGGTATTGTTGCTTGTAATAGAGAAATAGATCTACAAACAGCTAAAACACTAAGTGAAATTTTCCTAGAAATTGTGATTGCGCCTCGTTTCACGGAAGAAGCTTTAGAAATTTTAACACAAAAGAAAAATATTCGTTTGTTGGAAATGAAAATGAATGAAGCTAGTGCCACGTCGTATCATAAATTGACAACGGTGAAAGGCGGCGTGCTCGTTCAACATAATGATGCTGGTAAAATCACGGAAGAGCAGTTAACAGTTGCAACCAAACGCCAACCAACGGAACAAGAATTAGTTGATTTGCAATTTGCTTGGAAGGCAGTGAAACATGTGAAGTCCAATGCGATTGTTTTAGGAAAAGATAATCAAACCGTCGGGATAGGTGCTGGACAAATGAATCGAATTGGATCAGCGACTATCGCTATTGAACAAGCAGGTGAGAAAGCTAAGGGGTCCGCATTAGCGTCCGATGCATTCTTCCCAATGCCAGACACGGTGGAAGCTGCGGTGAGAGCAGGGGTAACGGCAATTATTCAACCAGGTGGCTCCAAGCGTGATCAGGATTCAATCGATATATGTGATAAGCACGGAATAACGATGGTTTACACAGGAATGCGCCATTTCAAACACTAATCGAGGGGAGCTTTTCTATGAATATATTAGTAATCGGTCGAGGTGGACGTGAACATAGTATTGTCATGAA
Proteins encoded:
- the purL gene encoding phosphoribosylformylglycinamidine synthase subunit PurL, producing MMKNNNVQPEQIEREKLYEDMGLSDQEYSKVKDVLKRLPNYTETGIFSVMWSEHCSYKTSKPLLKKFPTTAPHVLQGPGEGAGVIDIGDNQAVVFKLESHNSPSAVEPFEGAATGVGGILRDVFSMGAKPIAALNSLRFGNLTTDRTRMLLSEVVRGIASYGNVIGVPTVGGEVQFDDSYEENPLVNAMIVGLVDHDNVQKGIAAGVGNTVIYAGGSTGRDGIHGATFSSDVIDEEAENTSAVAIGDPEVGKKLIDACLEVTYSDALVGIQDMGAAGLTSSASEMASKAGTGIEMNLNLIPQREKDMNAYELMLSESQERMLLVVKKGQEQEILDIFAKHEVNATAVGEVIEEKTFRIKQHDEVVADIPVDALTEDAPVYHMPSEEAVYYKAFQQEENRIPEVQDHGSTLRDLLQQPTIASKEWVYEQYDSDAQSNTITGPGSDAAVVQIDGMDKAIAITTDCNSRYIYLDPEMGGRIAVAEAARNIVCSGAKPLALTDGLNYGNPTNPQIFWQMEKSIDGISEASRLLETPVISGNVSMYNQSHGESIFPTPIIGMVGLHQSLDHVTPNHFQAADDIIYLIGDTYVEFGGSELQNVLEKTYSGKAPAIDLQVETKRQDQLLAAIRQGTVQSAHDVAEGGLAVALAESVFNGKGFGVKIDLTGDATTALFSESQSRFVVSVKAENKERFEAMMDDAKQIGVVTEDSTFNVNINNNNVIQEDVDTLNKLWKEAIPQMLKSKV
- the purF gene encoding amidophosphoribosyltransferase, which codes for MFGIWGHEKAAEITYYGLHALQHRGQEGAGIVVSDGETLKLHRDLGLVNDVFKRTSFSELAGHAAIGHVRYTTQEDRGIDSVQPLLFRSQTNSMALAEVGNIMNSHKLRGELEDEGSILQTQSDTELLAHLMKRNGKDVTQESIIEALQQFTGAYAYLILQEDKMHVALDPRGIRPLSIGKLGNAYIVASETCAIDLVGGTFEREVLPGELITISDKAIESTRFTLREQRKVCAMEYVYLSRPDSDLNHVNVHASRKKMGKELAKEAPIEADVVTGVPDSSISAAIGYAEQSGLPYEMGIIKNRYVGRTFIQPSQTLREQGVKLKLAPVRGIVEGKRIVMIDDSIVRGTTSKRIVRMLKEAGAKEVHVRIASPAIENPCFYGIDMSTKKELIAANHSIKEIGDIIEADSVAFLSAEGLEQAIIKDKTIHQGICNACMTGDYPVVDNEQTNRSYMKS
- the purM gene encoding phosphoribosylformylglycinamidine cyclo-ligase; amino-acid sequence: MSDVYKEAGVDVGKGYEAVERMKKHIAKTTRPEVLGGIGAFAGLFELTSFTYKEPVLVSGTDGVGTKLKLAFQLDKHDSVGMDLVAMCVNDIVAQGARPLFFLDYIACGKNEPKMIEQIVAGIADGCTDAGAALIGGETAEMPGMYGENEYDLAGFTVGIAEKSQLVTGNSIQAGDVVIGLPSSGIHSNGYSLVRKVVDGMDLSRSYDGLSQPLGEALLTPTKIYAKAVTAVLDKFSVKGISHITGGGFYENFPRMLPEGLGVELAPANWEVPEIFSFIQKTGNVSDKDMYGVFNMGIGMALVVEEKHAASIVSILQENGEQASIIGNVIASEGVHFTS
- the purN gene encoding phosphoribosylglycinamide formyltransferase; translation: MSRVKAAVFASGTGSNFEAIIEADDLACDIALLVCNKPGAVVIDKAVKHGIPTLILDPKAYASKEDYEQKIVEKLHESGITWVFLAGYMRIVGKTLLHAFDRKIINIHPSLLPNFPGKDAIEQAYQAGAEQTGVTVHFIDEGIDTGPILAQESLTIYPDDTKETLQTRVQAIEHRLYPQVINQLVLKNL
- the purH gene encoding bifunctional phosphoribosylaminoimidazolecarboxamide formyltransferase/IMP cyclohydrolase; this translates as MNKRALISVSNKDSITDFAKGLVELGYEIISTGGTLRVMQEEGIEAKAIDKITGFPEIMDGRVKTLHPTVHGGLLGKRSSRIHRKQMEQNKIQPIDMVVVNLYPFKETLQKEGVTDDEIIENIDIGGPAMLRSAAKNFQDVTVVVDPDDYEQVLEDLREEKQTAEIRKGLAAKVFRHTANYDTTIASYFTKEMEQEFPETYTVTYEKSQDLRYGENPHQQAAFYRDPLHTDMSLATAKQLHGKELSYNNIQDVNAALESLVEYRDPATVAVKHMNPCGIGVSDDLFQAFQKAYDADPVSIFGGIVACNREIDLQTAKTLSEIFLEIVIAPRFTEEALEILTQKKNIRLLEMKMNEASATSYHKLTTVKGGVLVQHNDAGKITEEQLTVATKRQPTEQELVDLQFAWKAVKHVKSNAIVLGKDNQTVGIGAGQMNRIGSATIAIEQAGEKAKGSALASDAFFPMPDTVEAAVRAGVTAIIQPGGSKRDQDSIDICDKHGITMVYTGMRHFKH